A stretch of DNA from Catenulispora acidiphila DSM 44928:
CGGCGGGTCAGCCATGCCGAGACCGCCGCGCCGAGTCCTTGGCCGCGTGCCTCCGGGCGCGTGCCTATCGATGCCAGGTACCCGTTGCCGCCCTCGCGCCGGCAATACGCGCCGCAGGCCAGCAGCGCGCCCTCAGCGTCGCGCACCACGCCCCACGCCTCGATCCCCTCCCAGCCCGGCTTCGCCGAGTGCGAGGGGTTCGCCACCTTCAGGAAATCGCCGATCTCGGCGTCGGCCTCGGCGGAGGGCATCATCTCCGCCACCCGCTCCTCGCCTGGTAGCGCCGGCAGCTCGACGCCCCACGCCGGGTCGAATGCCATGAAGTCCCAATGTTCCAATTCCGCGGCGGCGAGCGGACCCAGGTCCGTCTCGCGCGGGACGCTGAAGCCGTGCGGGGTGCGCGGCAGCTCGGCGAGCGCGTGGTCGAGCAGCGCGCGGGCCGTCTCCGGGGCGCCGACCACGGTCAGCCAGTCGACCAGCCCCGGGCCGTCCGCCGAGCCGCCGAAGGCGAAGCCGCCGTCGGGGGCGATGAAGGCCACGCCCTGCTGGGCCAGCGATTCCTCGGGTGCGGCGTCCGAGCGCAGCAGGTAGTCCGTGCCCGCGACGGCGAACAGTTCGCCGACCGCCTCCGTGCGCCGTATCACTGGTTCGGTCATAGCGATCATTGTGACGGACGGCTGTGACGGACGGCTGTGTCGGTACGGGGCGCTAAGGTCGTGACGTGGAGCAGCTGGACTTGTTCGAGGAGGCGGGCACCGAGAAGGCCAGGAACGCGGCCCCGCTCGCGGTCCGCATGCGCCCTCGTGTCCTCGGCGAGATCGTCGGCCAGAAGCACCTGCTGCGGGCCGGCTCCCCGCTGTGGCGGCTGGTCGAGACCGGAGACGGCGTGACCGTGCCGTCCTCCATCCTGCTCTGGGGTCCGCCGGGCACCGGCAAGACCACCCTGGCCTACGTGCTGGCCAACGCCACCGAGCGCACCTTCGCCGAGCTGTCCGCGATCAACGCCGGCGTCAAAGAGGTCCGCGCCGTCGTCGAGCGCGCCAAGCGCGAGCTCGGCATGTACGGCCGCGAGACCCTCCTGTTCCTCGACGAGATCCACCGCTTCTCCAAAGCCCAGCAGGACTCCCTGCTCCCCGCCGTGGAGAACCGCTGGGTCACCCTGGTCG
This window harbors:
- a CDS encoding GNAT family N-acetyltransferase; translated protein: MTEPVIRRTEAVGELFAVAGTDYLLRSDAAPEESLAQQGVAFIAPDGGFAFGGSADGPGLVDWLTVVGAPETARALLDHALAELPRTPHGFSVPRETDLGPLAAAELEHWDFMAFDPAWGVELPALPGEERVAEMMPSAEADAEIGDFLKVANPSHSAKPGWEGIEAWGVVRDAEGALLACGAYCRREGGNGYLASIGTRPEARGQGLGAAVSAWLTRRSLANGDAFCALGHWHPNEPARRIYARLGFRTTHRMKSGRLPA